In Malania oleifera isolate guangnan ecotype guangnan chromosome 8, ASM2987363v1, whole genome shotgun sequence, a single window of DNA contains:
- the LOC131162629 gene encoding beta-galactosidase 16-like: MQWVFYSWFFALTRILLLAGADGGDGAAAPDGGGGGVSYDHRSLIIDGRRKILFSGSIHYPRSTVDMWPSLISQAKQGGLDVIETYVFWNIHEPKPGEYDFSGNRDIVRFMQLIQDQGLYACLRIGPFIESEWSYGGLPFWLHDIPGIVYRSDNEPFKFYMQNFTTKIVNMMKSEQLYASQGGPIILSQIENEYGMIEAAFGPKGPSYVTWAAAMAVGLQTGVPWVMCKQDNAPDPVINACNGLQCGETWSGPNSPTKPAIWTENWTLVYQAYGEEPRTRSPQDIAFHVALFVLKKQGSYINYYMYHGGTNFGRTASAYVLTSYYDQAPLDEYGQINQPLWGHLKELHAAIKLGAEPLLYGTNTTIFLGQLQTAYVFNANSRKCAAFLLNNDSRDVTVLFQNNSYDLAPKSISILPDCKNVAFNTAKVSTQHSTRSAQPDQKLDSVGQWQQYTEAIPDFDNASLRANMLLEHMNTTKDSSDYLWYTFRFQHASSEAQLSVQSRGHVAHAFVNGEPAGSAHGSHHDPGFNLQNPVTLGNGTNSVSLLSVMVGLPDSGPYLERKTAGIHKVEIQERTGSQDFENYTWGYQVGLLGEKLQIYTDRGLIKVQWSTFGNSNGQPLTWYKALFNAPIGDGPVALNLGSMGKGEAWVNGNSIGRYWVSFHTVSGNPSQIWYHIPRSFLKPTGNLLVLLEEEANASPLGISIDTISVPTVCGHVTDSHLPPLASWGAQSQNNKYGERPEIKLQCPSRRNISSILFASFGNPSGDCKSYAVGSCHLSNSKAIVEKACLGKTICSIPLSNQRFGGDPCPGIPKALIVDAQCT, encoded by the exons ATGCAATGGGTTTTTTACAGTTGGTTTTTCGCATTAACAAGAATATTGCTGCTGGCGGGTGCGGACGGCGGTGATGGTGCTGCTGCACCTGACGGCGGCGGCGGAGGAGTAAGTTACGATCATAGATCGCTCATCATCGATGGCCGCCGAAAAATTCTCTTCTCGGGTTCTATCCACTATCCGCGCAGCACTGTCgat ATGTGGCCGTCTCTGATCTCACAGGCGAAACAAGGAGGACTAGACGTGATAGAAACCTACGTGTTTTGGAACATCCATGAACCCAAACCCGGGGAG TATGACTTCAGCGGGAACAGAGACATAGTGAGGTTCATGCAGCTAATCCAAGACCAAGGCCTATATGCATGCCTAAGGATTGGACCTTTCATTGAGAGTGAATGGTCTTACGG AGGATTACCGTTTTGGTTGCATGACATCCCTGGAATCGTTTACCGATCTGATAATGAACCATTCAAG TTCTACATGCAAAATTTTACAACAAAAATAGTAAACATGATGAAATCAGAACAGCTGTACGCTTCACAAGGGGGTCCAATCATACTATCACAG ATTGAGAACGAGTACGGAATGATAGAAGCAGCTTTTGGCCCAAAAGGGCCATCTTATGTCACTTGGGCTGCAGCAATGGCCGTTGGCCTTCAAACGGGTGTACCGTGGGTGATGTGCAAGCAAGACAATGCCCCTGACCCAGTT ATCAACGCATGCAATGGGTTGCAATGTGGAGAGACATGGAGCGGACCAAACTCACCAACTAAGCCAGCAATATGGACAGAGAACTGGACACTTGt CTATCAAGCATATGGGGAAGAACCACGAACCAGGTCTCCACAAGATATTGCATTTCATGTTGCATTATTTGTGCTCAAGAAGCAGGGAAGCTACATAAATTATTATATG TATCATGGAGGCACCAATTTTGGAAGAACAGCCTCCGCGTATGTATTGACAAGTTATTATGATCAAGCTCCTCTTGATGAGTATG GCCAGATTAACCAGCCACTTTGGGGCCATCTTAAGGAATTACATGCTGCGATAAAACTAGGTGCTGAGCCTTTACTTTATGGAACAAATACGACAATCTTTTTGGGTCAATTGCAAACT GCCTATGTATTCAATGCAAATTCAAGAAAATGTGCAGCCTTTCTTCTGAATAATGACAGCAGAGATGTTACTGTGCTATTTCAGAATAATAGCTATGATTTAGCTCCTAAGTCAATTAGCATCCTACCAGACTGCAAGAATGTAGCTTTCAACACTGCAAAG GTAAGCACACAACACAGTACAAGATCAGCACAACCAGACCAGAAGTTGGACTCAGTTGGACAATGGCAGCAATATACAGAAGCTATCCCAGACTTTGACAATGCTTCTTTAAGGGCAAACATGTTATTAGAGCACATGAATACAACAAAAGATTCATCTGATTACCTCTGGTACACTTTCAG GTTCCAGCATGCTTCCTCTGAAGCACAATTAAGTGTGCAATCACGTGGGCACGTTGCACATGCCTTTGTCAATGGAGAACCAGCAG GATCAGCACATGGAAGCCATCATGATCCAGGGTTCAACCTGCAGAATCCAGTTACTTTGGGAAATGGGACAAACAGTGTATCCTTACTTAGCGTCATGGTCGGATTGCCG GATTCAGGACCATATCTTGAGCGTAAGACTGCCGGAATACATAAAGTGGAGATTCAAGAACGAACAGGATCTcaagattttgaaaattatacATGGGGTTACCAG GTTGGCTTATTGGGAGAGAAATTACAAATCTACACTGATCGTGGATTGATTAAAGTTCAATGGAGTACGTTTGGGAACTCTAATGGTCAACCACTCACATGGTATAAG GCATTATTTAATGCACCAATTGGAGATGGCCCCGTTGCATTGAACCTTGGTTCCATGGGGAAAGGAGAAGCTTGGGTTAATGGAAATAGCATTGGTAGGTATTGGGTCTCATTTCACACTGTCAGCGGAAATCCTTCACAAATATG GTACCATATACCTCGGTCTTTCCTAAAACCTACAGGCAATCTACTAGTTTTACTGGAAGAAGAGGCCAATGCATCCCCTCTAGGGATATCCATAGACACCATTTCAGTCCCAACAGTTTGTGGACATGTGACTGATTCTCATCTGCCCCCGCTGGCTTCATGGGGAGCACAAAGCCAAAATAACAAGTATGGAGAGAGACCTGAAATCAAGCTTCAATGTCCTTCAAGGAgaaacatttccagtattttaTTTGCAAGCTTCGGAAACCCTTCTGGTGATTGCAAGAGTTATGCTGTTGGAAGCTGCCATTTGTCAAATAGTAAGGCCATTGTGGAGAAG GCTTGTTTGGGGAAAACGATATGCTCTATTCCTCTCTCTAACCAAAGGTTTGGAGGTGACCCATGTCCAGGCATCCCAAAAGCTCTGATAGTTGATGCACAGTGCACCTGA